A section of the Falco rusticolus isolate bFalRus1 chromosome Z, bFalRus1.pri, whole genome shotgun sequence genome encodes:
- the HAUS1 gene encoding HAUS augmin-like complex subunit 1 isoform X2 has protein sequence MEEKLQRVTLWLKKIFGSAPIPTYKANERTVDILYKLVEYNEARDKDVSLLIEDMKQKAAEYEAEANYLQGLIAEVLGLSLSSLSSEAIECLYVLVNTAMALETKDTSLTSFFGAINDMTSELYETESNNREMELELSNIRKDLTAALMLEKQLEEDLKKTIEHLEIQEAEGKRRSIYTGFLQKKYLEIKVKIMAAENQLAVTGFVQSLTHESLMSLSEKLAGLQKEIGPLKKKLESFLDLTPSPSLVQAKIEEVKRELPWKQSSHIKLVC, from the exons GTTACTTTATggctaaagaaaatatttgggagTGCGCCTATTCCAACATACAAAGCGAATGAAAGGACAGTCGATATCTTGTACAAGCTTGTAGAATACAATGAAGCCAGAGACAAGGATGTTTCTTTGCTGATAGAGGACATGAAGCAGAAGGCTGCAGAATATGAAGCAGAAG ctaACTATCTACAGGGCCTTATTGCAGAAGTCCTGGGTCTTTCCCTATCCAGTCTGTCCAGCGAAGCCATCGAGTGCCTCTATGTCTTGGTAAACACTGCAATGGCACTTGAAACAAAGGACACTTCTCTTACCAG CTTCTTCGGTGCCATCAACGATATGACGTCAGAGCTGTATGAAACAGAATCAAATAACAGAGAAATGGAACTGGAATTGAGCAATATCAGGAAAGATCTAACTGCAGCGCTGATGCTGGAAAAGCAGTTAGAGGA ggatcttaaaaaaacaatagaACATCTGGAAATACAAGAGGCCGAAGGTAAAAGAAGATCCATATACACAGGGttcctgcaaaaaaaatatctggaaataaAAGTCAAGATCATGGCTGCTGAG AATCAGCTTGCTGTCACGGGGTTCGTGCAATCACTGACACACGAGTCACTCATGAGCCTGTCTGAG AAACTGGCTGGACTGCAGAAGGAAATTGGGCCTTTGAAGAAGAAACTGGAGTCCTTCCTAGATTTAACTcct AGTCCTTCACTTGTGCAAGCGAAGATTGAAGAAGTAAAACGAGAACTG CCGTGGAAGCAGAGTTCTCATATCAAGTTGGTATGCTGA
- the HAUS1 gene encoding HAUS augmin-like complex subunit 1 isoform X1 — MEEKLQRVTLWLKKIFGSAPIPTYKANERTVDILYKLVEYNEARDKDVSLLIEDMKQKAAEYEAEANYLQGLIAEVLGLSLSSLSSEAIECLYVLVNTAMALETKDTSLTSFFGAINDMTSELYETESNNREMELELSNIRKDLTAALMLEKQLEEDLKKTIEHLEIQEAEGKRRSIYTGFLQKKYLEIKVKIMAAENQLAVTGFVQSLTHESLMSLSEKLAGLQKEIGPLKKKLESFLDLTPSPSLVQAKIEEVKRELEAVEAEFSYQVGMLTLEVPEIRRKFP; from the exons GTTACTTTATggctaaagaaaatatttgggagTGCGCCTATTCCAACATACAAAGCGAATGAAAGGACAGTCGATATCTTGTACAAGCTTGTAGAATACAATGAAGCCAGAGACAAGGATGTTTCTTTGCTGATAGAGGACATGAAGCAGAAGGCTGCAGAATATGAAGCAGAAG ctaACTATCTACAGGGCCTTATTGCAGAAGTCCTGGGTCTTTCCCTATCCAGTCTGTCCAGCGAAGCCATCGAGTGCCTCTATGTCTTGGTAAACACTGCAATGGCACTTGAAACAAAGGACACTTCTCTTACCAG CTTCTTCGGTGCCATCAACGATATGACGTCAGAGCTGTATGAAACAGAATCAAATAACAGAGAAATGGAACTGGAATTGAGCAATATCAGGAAAGATCTAACTGCAGCGCTGATGCTGGAAAAGCAGTTAGAGGA ggatcttaaaaaaacaatagaACATCTGGAAATACAAGAGGCCGAAGGTAAAAGAAGATCCATATACACAGGGttcctgcaaaaaaaatatctggaaataaAAGTCAAGATCATGGCTGCTGAG AATCAGCTTGCTGTCACGGGGTTCGTGCAATCACTGACACACGAGTCACTCATGAGCCTGTCTGAG AAACTGGCTGGACTGCAGAAGGAAATTGGGCCTTTGAAGAAGAAACTGGAGTCCTTCCTAGATTTAACTcct AGTCCTTCACTTGTGCAAGCGAAGATTGAAGAAGTAAAACGAGAACTG GAAGCCGTGGAAGCAGAGTTCTCATATCAAGTTGGTATGCTGACTCTTGAGGTGccagaaatcagaagaaagtTCCCCTAA
- the HAUS1 gene encoding HAUS augmin-like complex subunit 1 isoform X3 codes for MEEKLQRVTLWLKKIFGSAPIPTYKANERTVDILYKLVEYNEARDKDVSLLIEDMKQKAAEYEAEANYLQGLIAEVLGLSLSSLSSEAIECLYVLVNTAMALETKDTSLTRDLKKTIEHLEIQEAEGKRRSIYTGFLQKKYLEIKVKIMAAENQLAVTGFVQSLTHESLMSLSEKLAGLQKEIGPLKKKLESFLDLTPSPSLVQAKIEEVKRELEAVEAEFSYQVGMLTLEVPEIRRKFP; via the exons GTTACTTTATggctaaagaaaatatttgggagTGCGCCTATTCCAACATACAAAGCGAATGAAAGGACAGTCGATATCTTGTACAAGCTTGTAGAATACAATGAAGCCAGAGACAAGGATGTTTCTTTGCTGATAGAGGACATGAAGCAGAAGGCTGCAGAATATGAAGCAGAAG ctaACTATCTACAGGGCCTTATTGCAGAAGTCCTGGGTCTTTCCCTATCCAGTCTGTCCAGCGAAGCCATCGAGTGCCTCTATGTCTTGGTAAACACTGCAATGGCACTTGAAACAAAGGACACTTCTCTTACCAG ggatcttaaaaaaacaatagaACATCTGGAAATACAAGAGGCCGAAGGTAAAAGAAGATCCATATACACAGGGttcctgcaaaaaaaatatctggaaataaAAGTCAAGATCATGGCTGCTGAG AATCAGCTTGCTGTCACGGGGTTCGTGCAATCACTGACACACGAGTCACTCATGAGCCTGTCTGAG AAACTGGCTGGACTGCAGAAGGAAATTGGGCCTTTGAAGAAGAAACTGGAGTCCTTCCTAGATTTAACTcct AGTCCTTCACTTGTGCAAGCGAAGATTGAAGAAGTAAAACGAGAACTG GAAGCCGTGGAAGCAGAGTTCTCATATCAAGTTGGTATGCTGACTCTTGAGGTGccagaaatcagaagaaagtTCCCCTAA